caccaatcaatattatataccatagtttgtgctttagaaatctttaaagaatgttttgtaggaacgctaacagaaaacgatgttatgttggaatgtatatagggtaaactactgcaaacaggatggtatggtgtggaatattggaaactataggattagtatagggtccactaccacctgttaggtgggtaaggggtccaataacacccgcaggatgagtatgggggtcacatccacccacaggaatggtatggggatcacttccacccacaggaagggtatgggatccaataccatccactggatgtgtattgcgtccactaccaccgacaggatgggtatgggctcacaaccacccacaggataggtatggggtccaataccacccacaggatgagtatggggtccactataacccacaggatgggtatggggctccaaccacccacagaataagtatggggtacaataacacccactggatatgtatggcatccattgcccccacaggatgactatagggtacagtatcgcccacaggattagtatatagggttcactgccgcccacagagtcggtatggggtccaccgccacccacagggtcggtatggggtccactaccgcccacagggtcgctatgaagtcaactaccgtccacagggtcggtaggggtccactaccgcccacagggtcggcagggggtccactgccacccactgggtcggtagggggtccactgccgcccacaggatcgatagggggtccactgccgcccacagggtcgatatggggggggtccactaccgcccacaggatcgatagggggtccactgccgcccagagggtcggtagggggtccactgccgcccacacgttcggtaggggtccactgccgcccacagggtcggtagggggtccactgccgcccacaggatcgatagggggtccactgccgcccacagggtcgatagggggtcccttaccgcccacagggtctctatgaagtcaactaccgcccatagtgtttgtatagtgtccactatcgcccatagtgttattatggggtccactacccctcatagggtcggtatgggggtccattactacccacagggtgtgtctggggtctattttggcaatactgcttttccaatctcatttgttgttcaatgtaaaatatttgttgctcgacttgcaacaatttatatatatatatatatagtatagtgcctttgcaataatgtaccaatgtgtgtattttcataactcgttttaaattgttgaaaaataaataactacattgtgaatgcaagtcaatgtttacatgctaaatcagagttgccagattccgcttaaaatagcaaattgtgcttattttcaaagcttgagaatttagctttaaagtagttaaaaaactacgaatttcgcaatttgctatgtactttagtgtactattttaaaataaggttggtttttaagctgcaagtcatatgaatctcaaaaaaagtatattattaacaatcttatctccatagttcactagtttctgtaaatcagatctggtaactgtaggccaagtactggtagactcaagacacaatgtgtgttgaagctattctctttgaagaagtcatctcgacaggatcttccagctccagctataaaacttcaccaaacatggatctacccagtacatcaaatggtaaggaattactaaactgtacaaagttttatgctagaacatttgttacagaattgtccctgtcagggacaattcagtccctattctatgtgtactccatcacatagtgacggagtatgtgggaataattttgttgacactgtccattttgtcaattctacaacagcagataatatgaattcccagagatatttgtaacttgagatacttggtttggtttggttaagttaggttaggttagcctaacccagtaaatcctccccggctagaatataaaccccggacaaagtgctcgtgaaatgccaggcatttgcaaatatgaggatgtggttgattagattatattcttttctatatcatagatgttcaatatatgaaaaatattttagacttataaatggacccctgaggtactcaacttaacacatttcttcatattcattcccatttagtatgaccttttgctctctttgttttaactattgttttgtgcactttacaatttttttcatgaacctgtaatttccttgctagtcttccatgtggtaccttattaaagtctttagcataatccatgtatactacatccaccggaaaccctttatctgagtaccatgttaccatgtcccaaaagtgaggaggtttataaggtagcatctgtttttaagaagaccatggtgtgtcgattgaataagatttttcactgaaagatggtaaatgattccctcccttaggattttcgccatgagcttgcagatgtgttatacctagctgatcggacattagttttgtgcttaactctttctgctttttttttaaatactgtaagggtgaaattttcatatttcaaatctcgggggactatcccttggttcagatattttgtggaaagtattttcagcagtattcatagttcttctgtcagtttattttcctttataattaaggtttgttttcttttgtaccatagaaagtaccacagaaaggtgttataatgttgtgttagcttttctgtacaatttttcttttttgtttgtataaaaggctatgcaatgaattcaaatatttacgctaccaatcaatttttcagatagatcatcggattttgacagtatgctgtacataccagatgttccaaaaataactacagacaacaataatggtactgtgtttactatttttatactttatatataggaagacaagttcaatcaatgagcattttaatatatcatcaaaattttcatacatttctttcactttgttacacttgtaaaaacttattcttagctatatttatataaatgttaataccactgttaaatgaacatattgatttgtgtccttattagttatagcttatttatgttgacccagcaccttactaaagggattaccttaacttgtgtcactatctctctagggggctccaggtaggcagtataggtaatgccactaacatgcatatcattatgggaaagtccataatttaacacataattataagtaggtaatttgtagcaaattttaagattattaataggtacattgtagcataattttgcataagcataattttcttgttttgttcttgtacttttccttcgaacactattattttctcttcagaatttcaccggagaatagcagtgatgactagagaacatcttgaacgtgagtaccagaaagcacgtgctgcaatgatacaaagaaatgagtacttgaagagactcttaaacgtggaggaaccaaactcaataaaggtgacaaacaagaaacagaaaaaagataacatacaggatgtatcacacattaattcaaaacaaagaccagctgcaccccaatctgatggtaatcttctattatttttttaacaatatttctacagctgttatttgtgtactttccaataatatttgttgcctatttttaagtgtatgctagacaattatggagattaaattactataacactgaacaacttggtagcataaagttagttatagtaatatcttgagatttgtctgaaaatattaatacttgtatacaatttgcaattatgtacttgcaaaattaaagttatttccagatgcagtcctaaaatttttaacattgctctcactagtgttaatgtagattatttcataatttaaataatatatttaattactgtagtacattttaacaacaatttaacttataatttttgcagcataggtcatttgaatataagtattttattagaaactatttccttcaggtcttcagggaaaattcttgaggagatgcacaaactgcaaacaatgtgtgcatgtccgaagcaatgtttgcaagttctgccagtgtgacttccgaaacagtagagaattaatgaagaaagaagaggaagcccgttttctacttaaaggcaagaaggctttagaacgaaatacagcaagccgggttctacgaaggattgaaaatcaggtattgaagtttgtctacatctgttgtattcatttgtattcttcttatgctgaacttgcttgataaggtatagaatcaacatgaataatgctgtacagtacttacatactatttgtttatttatttatatacaagatagcacactgggattatgagagtacatagaattgatgtttttacattcttgtaaagccactagcacacatagtgttttgggcaggtccttaatctaacagataattttaaataggcaatttaaagcttaaatggaaaaaattggctggtacattgtaagaaagtatcacaaagattactatgtacattaaagtaaaatttgagggttatcaacatataaattgtagcataatttgaggaatatttcaaggtataatatagtaagatatgcattcaatataacaatcatgatataaggtgatagcaatgattacaatggaaaagttgtatggtttaggcacatatattctggcattggatttcataagatacagtgcgagtttaatacactagttaggaaactatcaagaaaaaatttaggtactttttggttttattttttaaaatggcagaagttggacagtttttaaatttgttagcaagttagttccatagacaaggtccctttatttgcatagagtatttacacagaataactttgactctggggatatcaaagatatttatttctggtattgtgattctattatgggttctattgcacatgcccagctatgcttcaaacatttattttgttgcattttcccagatagtgttattgtttaaatattatttgcttttcagcTAACATATCTGCGTGGCTGTGGGTATGAATCAATCGTTATCTATTACAAGAAAGGACCAGCACGGGTGACGCATGGTATCCTACCAAACAACGTAATAcaagaagaggacaagaagatcttcaccactaacttctttttgtgtaagtagttcacataatatataaatatatcaccacctattattttctctcatatatatatatatatatacatatgtatatatatatatatatacatatgtgtatatatatatatatatatatatatatatatatatatatatatatatatatatatatatatatatatatatatgtatatatatatatatatatatatatatatatatatatatatatatatatatatatatatatatatatatatatatatatatatatatataatttcaattcaatcatctctgtcgttgatgtatatggcaaaaagtgtgtggcccaatacagcactatgtcttaacgtaatgggtccaagggcccataaggtctcgacagcattaagggccctttagcaaaccagtgtgctggtgcccctatgacacccatgacgtctttgtatcatttcaagtttgtacatgtacttcttaagatatgggcaccatacaactgctgcatattctagcttttgtctaaaaaaatcatgaacaatttatttattatttatccatgaatgccagaactaaaccctgtggtactccactcgtgacatttctccagtccaatacattgcctctgattactgccctcatttttctatcagtttgaaattttttaatccatgttagaagcttacctgtcacccctccaatatgttccagtttccagaacaaactcttatgtggaattctattgaatgcctcttttaggtccagatagatgcagtcaacccaaccatatctttcctgtaaaatttctgcggctcgatcatagtaactgattaaatttgttacacaggatcttccatttcaaaattttttattttttatttttatttttttttccagcacgcacaaggaagcttgatgcagataaacttacattaggatcagaaggtgatagcgataatgccctggaaaaaaatcctgacgagctacaagtgcagcaggtgcataaagtccaaaaagtaccgcaggtgcaagaaattcaacaattacaaaaagttccgcaggtggaacatttacaaaaagttccgccggtgcaacaagggctaccattagcaatccttcagaaacagcaagaagtacaagtagtaaaatttgaaccacagggaactacaccaggaaaacagtgtagtaacaacggaatgggaattttaaaatacctgaggaaacaggtaaaaaaggacaaacaatagaaatggttccttacacattatttggtagtttataggtattttacttataatactttatattatgtctacagtttataatttagtttacagttaatttacttttcaacttccatatcttacatgaaggatttttactgtttttcatttttaaaaccttattagtatcatttatagtttagtgtcaattcacttataatacaatatatggaataatttactaaattcatttaactataataaatttaaataaacatttttaccccaggatgagtttcagtcaccctacccaaaaaattaatgtttctttattactaatcttgtgagaggtagcttattgtgcagcccatactcattctgtgagtgttagtttattgtgcaccccatagtcatcatgtcacccaagcctgc
The nucleotide sequence above comes from Procambarus clarkii isolate CNS0578487 chromosome 71, FALCON_Pclarkii_2.0, whole genome shotgun sequence. Encoded proteins:
- the LOC138356335 gene encoding uncharacterized protein produces the protein MCVEAILFEEVISTGSSSSSYKTSPNMDLPSTSNGLQGKFLRRCTNCKQCVHVRSNVCKFCQCDFRNSRELMKKEEEARFLLKGKKALERNTASRVLRRIENQLTYLRGCGYESIVIYYKKGPARVTHGILPNNVIQEEDKKIFTTNFFLSRTRKLDADKLTLGSEGDSDNALEKNPDELQVQQVHKVQKVPQVQEIQQLQKVPQVEHLQKVPPVQQGLPLAILQKQQEVQVVKFEPQGTTPGKQCSNNGMGILKYLRKQVKKDKQ